Genomic segment of Pochonia chlamydosporia 170 chromosome 1, whole genome shotgun sequence:
GCTTTCTGTGCTCCTTGGGCATAGTTTATGCCAATTACTGGCCACTGTGTGCTGATTCCTAAGCTCACACGAAGGGGACATGGCAGGTGAACCAAGGTTTCTAATCGTTGGGCTTCAAGGGAACACTGAGAACATAAAAGCCAGTCAGCATGACATTGTAATGCCCTCAACGTGTCTTCTGCTCTGATGCATGCCATTTCCGGTCTTGACTAATACACGGGGTAACCCTAACCTGGAGAGAAAACTGCCGCCTTGACAAGGACTCCAATCCGTGTAATTCCCAACTTCACATATCTGGAGTCAGGTACATAAAAGAGATTGAGCAATGGCAAACCAATAACGAGGATTGGGAACGATCAAACTTTCAGCCATACAACGAGCCAGGGTCGTAGCACATGTTGGCACAAGATGTGACTGGTAGATATCGTACGTTCAACCGAAAGATCACTTCTGAACTACAAGTCTAGGGAGCTCTGAAGCCCAAGACACAAACCTAGCACTTTGGTCGCCATTTGTCTCGTTCTGCCATGAGCAGAAACTTGTAGATCTTTTCGTCTTTCGCTCGAAGGGTCCCGAAATTTCACCACAAAGACCAGACGCAAATCAAGACTCGTCAGCATGCAGACTGAGAGTCTCGGGCACTTGCTTCCGCAGTGCTCTATCATTTCTATTCTACGTGACCGCAGTCAAGTCATCGAATGCTTTACTTACACCTGAGGACGAAACGAAAATTGTCAATCACATCAAGGCATTCTTCGTAGGCTCGACCTGTATTGCAGGAGTCTCTCAAACTCTTCTACAGTCGGTTCTGTCTGCTGCCGGCCACTATTTCCGACCCCCTTCTCTCGCAGCTATCCTCACACGGCGCCAATATCAACGCTTTATGTACTCGAAATGCCCGACTCTTCATGTGCGAAGTTTCCGGCACTTCATTGCATGATGAACGGAGGGTGTCTTTCTGTCAAACGACAATgggtgccatcaacaacacagACAAGTCAGCTCTCAATGATAGAGCCATTTTCAAACTACCACGGGATCAAAATTTACAAAGGGACAAGCCCCAAGTGCAATATTATCAAGATTCATTGGCTTGTTAAAACACAGAAGCTAATGATACAAGAACTGGTGGGATTCTAGATTCGTGGCAAGATGGTGTGCAAAGAAATCATACTTCCATACTTTTCACATCTATCTAAAGGCTGCCTTGTTGACTATCAGTCCACAGAATACGTTCCTGAGTCTATTCGTGCCACTTTCCGCTCCGTTCTGTCGTCTTGGTCACCGATCACTTTGTAAGCTAAAGTGAAAAACTCGTCCAGTCTACACGCCACACTACATCAACCAGCATTCACATCAAACCAACACAAACGTGTCAAGTATGTCAATCTCATTATAAAGCAAATCTATAAGctaaaaacaaaagaaacacaATCCTCACCAAAGCACACACCCCATCTAaggaccaccaccagccgCACCAGCCATGACCATAAACTGCGCCGCCCTCCTCCGatcaacctccttcttcaacatcataACACACCCCgtcagcaccagcacctccaTCGCCTTCACATCGCTCTTCCTCCCCTCCCACTCCCTCAGATCCATCACCAGCCGCCCGCCATTCCCCGCCGTCGACCCAGACGTCCCCTTCGTCCTCAGCTCCTCGCTCCTCACCAGCTGCGCAACccgcctcctcttctcgCCCTGCTTGCCGCCCAGCAACGCCACGCTGGTGACCTGGTCGCACACGAGTAGGCTGCTCGCGCCGATGGCCCTTCTCTCCTGGCGACTCGCGTACCGCCACTGAAAGGTGCCGAGGTGGGTGCGGATGTTTTGCGCGCGCGTATGGATTCCCTTGCCGGTGACTTCGAACTCCTCCTCGTGGCTGACCTCGCCTTGGAGTTGGATCTTGGGTGGGCGGCCGGGCCCGAAGCGGTAGGCTGTTGAGGAGAGGGGCTCTTCGGCgaagtcgtcgtcggcgcGGACGAGGACGCTGTTGCCGGAGCAGCGGGCGTGACGGAGGGATTGGTAGGTCAGGGCGCCGAGTTCGCCGTTGGGAAGGACGGCGAAGATGCCGATGGGTTCGGGGCGAGGGGCGAGCGGGAGGGCGATGAGAGGGTGGCCCTTGGTTTCTATTTGGTACGTGTGTGTTGATTGGAGTCCTGTGGTGGCTAGGGCGGCGGAGGTTGCGAGTTGGGAGGACGAGCTGTCTGCTGGGGTGATGGCGTTGTCGTAGCTGGGGAGGGATTCTTGTGATGTTCtggtggagatggtggtgagcTCGACGTAGTCGCCTTGAGCGTACTCTGGGGGTAAAATGTCGGGGATGCTGGGTTGCCGCATGTTGGTTTTGCTGTCGAGAATCTGGGCGGTGGCcattgtggtgtttgtgtggtGGGTTTTATATCAAGTGTGAgtgttggtgtaagtggtgatGCTCGGTGATATCAAATGTGTGGTTGTAACTTGTAAGTGTAAGTGTATGGTGTTGCAGATGGGTAACAAGTAAAGTGTAGTTCTTACAAAGATGATATCCAAAGATGTCTTCAATGTAATTCTTGTCTGATTTATCTTGAtactcttcttcttccaagaTATCACTCCCGTCCAAAACCACCCTCTTATATCTCCCCCAAACCCAATCTCGCATGCATCGCATCATTCCCAAGCCCACGCATCATCAAAGCGACCCACAATTTCCAAAAACGCGAAATACGGTTTTCCTCGATTCCCAAATTCATCAGGTACCGCCACAACGGCACATCCGCCCCGCCTCTCTGGTTGGCCATCCCCCTCTGAAAAGCGGGCACCATAACCTTCAAGCAGTTCGATACGGTAAATACGAAGGACAGGGGTGGGCTCCGATGACCCAATCACAAGACCAACCGAGTACCGCTGCTCCACAAGTTTGTTCCGACGTTGAGGGAATGAGTGTGAGGTGCATCGCAAGGCGTCACAGGGCTGGGTGGCTGTGCTGTGTGACATGGCCCACGAGGGGAAGGGAAGCTTTGACAGATTGGAAGCTTCGATGGAAGGAAGTTGGGGCTGTGGCCCGTTGAGGGCAACGGGAGGCGTGCTATTGGTGAGGGGGGCGAGCTGTGGCCATGCAATATTGTGTCAGTCGAGCTGTAGCTGCTATTTGCTGGGCGAAGCGATCATGGTGGACAGAATATTGCTGCCTGGTGGTGACTAGGGGCGGAATAGTTTTGCCAGATGATGACgttgacgagatggacgagCCTTTGGCGAGTTGCTTTGCGCAAACCGAAGACCTGGCAATGGGGACGTCCAGCGCCAAGTAGAGGATAGAAAGACGAGGGCTTAGAAGAAATAAGTTTCGAATTGTATAGACAGGCCATAGAACTAATATAATTACAAAGATGTTCAATTTTGCGCAAAGTTAGCCAATTTCCAAATGCTGTTTGTCATCCAATACTCTTAGTTGCCAGCCATTGTATGTGATAATCAGAGTCGCCTCCCAAAAAACGTAACGTCTTTATCCAGTTGTGCCTCTACCCACAGCGGCCACTGGTTATACATTTGATGCTCATAGTCTACTCTTGCGTTGAGAAATTTTAACCATTTGACAAAGCCCGGTGCGGGTCCATGGTCGGTTGTATTTGAACTCGGCCGCTTGTCGCGAACATCATACTCGCGCTCCGTGATGAAGGCCATGATCTGCGACAGCGCAATCCAATGCGCGTGTAGGAGAATCATGCTCTGTCggttgagattgatgagTTGCTGGAAAGTGCTGTGTGGTAACATCATCCACCAAGCGTATTGTCTGCCGTTGGATTTGTATGCTTGAGACGTCCGTTAGAGTCATGTATTTGTGCTAAATACGGGCAAAGCTACTCACCGTCAAATGAATTCACATTGAGCTTCTCCGCGATGCCAAGAAGCTGTTCGTAATACTCAATTTCGACGGATTCAACACACAATGGTCggaggttggagatggcttcaatggcgGCGTCGGCCCAACCTCGCTGAATCAGTGGCAAGTCCCGGAGATACGGTTCCATCATTTCATCTTGTCGATCTTCAAATAATTGCTCGAAGATTGGTTTTATGCCCTTGAACATCATTTGCATTCCCACAATGAGAATACCTCGGATGAAGGTCATGTACTCTGCTAGACCGTCCTCCAGACTAACAGACTGAAAGGTCAAGGCAAAACAAGTCGCAACCAGGGCGTTGGCTTCTTCGTAACTAGTTTGCGCGCGCGCAGATTCGGAAAGTcgcttcttgatggccttgataGCTTTGATGCGGTGGTTCATCGCTGCTTGGACAAAGGAGCTATCGGTGGGGACAAGCTCCGATGCGGCGAAGCCCAAGATGGCGTGCATTAAGAATTCATGCTAATCCAAAAGATTAATATTATGCGGGCGCGAGAGAGCAGGTGAAACGGCTGCCACGTACATTATGGGCGATGCATGGGATCTCATGGGTCCAAATCTCCTCCTGCTTTAGCGGGTGGTGGGGGTAACACTGGGTGAGGAAGTGCTGGAAGAATCGCATGTCTTGTAAACTGAAAAGAGGAATCTGAtggtgaggctgtcgcgATAAAAATAATTAGCTTTTTACGCCAAGTGCGATATGGGATTTGGGCATCCTGCGATTGTAATCCATCGACAGTGTTCGTACCTGGTGGGTGATCTGAGGCATGGAGGGGTATTCGCACTTCAAGCCAGTCTTGACGCAATGACCGCAAGCAGGGCGAGTCTCCTGGCACTATAAGACGGGTTAAGATTTTGATTCTAAGATACTTGGTCGCGCGCTTCAGGCTTGGTAGCTCATGCTTACCTTGATGCGCCTCCTCTTGCAGTTGTAGCATCCGCGTCTGCTCTTGGTGTGTCCTCTGCGCTCCAGCCTCTGCTTCTGCGTAGATTGTCGCCGTGCAAGCGACATGTCTGTAGCGCCGGACGTGCTTCGTCCATCTGAACTAGGTGGCGTCGCTTGACCGGGAGATGATTCTGAAATGGTTCCAGCTGAAGCGCTGTGCGACGGGTTGTGGAAGGGAATCTCTTCGGCTTGCTGGAGGAAGGTCGAGTAGTCGAATTCGGAAGGGTCTGGGTAGGCGAGTATACCCGGCGAGAAATGTTGGAGGTGATCCATGATGGCTACTAAGTcgttgagattgagatgcGATCTAAGGATTGAAAGTGGTAATCTGACTGGATTGGATTCGGGAACGACTATTAGAAGGGGAGAGAGTCACTTTGAAGGAAGTCAAGTTGTGTCAAATCGTGACGTgggtgagaaggagaatAGATGTagcaagacgaggcaagGCCGGGCAGGTAAGGCAGGTGGGGGGGTATGCGCCATTGAAATGAGGCACGCCGATTTGAGTCAAATCAAAAGGAGGCTGCCGGACGAAGCCAGGCTTAGCTCCAGGACCTGTCTAGGACTGTCTAGGTTCTGGCGTGGCAGAGTGCACAATACATGTAAGATGCAGACAGGGTGCAGAGAGGATTCAGATGGCGCAAGgggactggacatggaggcaaatGCCAAAGAAAACACAGAAACAATCAAGTCCGTCGCCGGCgcatcacaccagacacacatCACAGGGCTAGACAGTTTTGGGATAAATTGTGCCGCGACGTCACGTGGAGAGACGTAACCAGAGGCGCAAGGCTTaaattgatggcaaagatgggTGGGTTCAGATGGATTCAAGCTTCAAATGGCAGTCAGAAGGGGCAGATTGAGCGAAGATGAAGCCTGTCAGTCGATACCCTTTGGGGTCATGCATCACGGCTATGGGATGGTTGACAGTAAGAAAAGGGCTGAACCGGGCGATTGATAGGCCGGGGCCTCGTGGCACCGCGGAGCCCATTCAAGGGTGTGAGTAGCCATTGGCTGTCAGCAGGAGCCCCATTAAATTCTGGTGCTTTGTTTTGCGCCGGCAGGTCGAATAGGGCCAGGTCCAGTGCTAATCTTGAAGGACTGGAGATTTGGAGCTCCCactgggaccagactggaacaTTCTCTGTGTCTTTGGAGCACCACACgcttggcgttttggcgCTCAGTTGAAGACTGGAGAGGATACATGTAGTCTGGTGGAGACTGGACCTTGATAAGACCAGACGGTTCAGCCCAACGATGAGGGGCGCAAGGCTCAACTGCCCCCAAGTGGCAACCTAGCGCCACCAAACCCACTGACAGACCCAAAGAGCCTCTGAACGGGGACTCACGGCCAGCGTTAGTTTTAAGTAGCAGCCACTGACATCCACCCAGCAGTTGGCCTGGATcagttgacttgacagttgactcgacatctggacacCCGCACTTTTGAACGAGCGTTGACCAGCACAGACTTGCAGTTGCCTCGACCCATGCACTCAGTCCTGGTACTAGCACCTTCCCACCGAAAGCTTGTCTTGATTAGTGCATTTTTGTGTGAACTCGATTTGATCCATGACGTGAACCCGCGTGGCTGTGACTTGACCGGCTTCACGGCAGCCTCCCAGTCCTGGTCCCAGCCCAGACACTTGAAATTCCGACCAGCACACAGACCGCACATGTCTTGATTGTCCATCTCGTCTTCGACGCCAAGCAACCACATTCCTCttatacggagtacttggcATCGAATGAACTTTCGGGTTGTGGGCGGACGGTCATCGCGCCGGACTGAACCGGTCGGTCCTCGCC
This window contains:
- a CDS encoding C6 transcription factor (similar to Metarhizium acridum CQMa 102 XP_007811974.1) — protein: MDHLQHFSPGILAYPDPSEFDYSTFLQQAEEIPFHNPSHSASAGTISESSPGQATPPSSDGRSTSGATDMSLARRQSTQKQRLERRGHTKSRRGCYNCKRRRIKCQETRPACGHCVKTGLKCEYPSMPQITHQPHHQIPLFSLQDMRFFQHFLTQCYPHHPLKQEEIWTHEIPCIAHNHEFLMHAILGFAASELVPTDSSFVQAAMNHRIKAIKAIKKRLSESARAQTSYEEANALVATCFALTFQSVSLEDGLAEYMTFIRGILIVGMQMMFKGIKPIFEQLFEDRQDEMMEPYLRDLPLIQRGWADAAIEAISNLRPLCVESVEIEYYEQLLGIAEKLNVNSFDAYKSNGRQYAWWMMLPHSTFQQLINLNRQSMILLHAHWIALSQIMAFITEREYDVRDKRPSSNTTDHGPAPGFVKWLKFLNARVDYEHQMYNQWPLWVEAQLDKDVTFFGRRL